From Pan troglodytes isolate AG18354 chromosome 11, NHGRI_mPanTro3-v2.0_pri, whole genome shotgun sequence, the proteins below share one genomic window:
- the GOLGA2 gene encoding golgin subfamily A member 2 isoform X2 gives MWPQPRLPPRPAMSEETRQSKLAAAKKKLREYQQRNSPGVPTGAKKKKKIKNGSNPETATSGGCHSPEDTPKDNAATLQPSDDTVLPGGVPSPGASLTSMAASQNHDADNVPNLMDETKTFSSTESLRQLSQQLNGLVCESATCVNGEGPASSANLKDLESRYQQLAVALDSSYVTNKQLNITIEKLKQQNQEITDQLEEEKKECHQKQGALREQLQVHIQTIGILVSEKAELQTALAHTQHAARQKEGESEDLASRLQYSRRRVGELERALSAVSTQQKKADRYNKELTKERDALRLELYKNTQSNEDLKQEKSELEEKLRVLVTEKAGMQLNLEELQKKLEMTELLLQQFSSRCEAPDANQQLQQAMEERAQLEAHLGQVMESVRQLQMERDKYAENLKGESAMWRQRMQQMSEQVHTLREEKECSMSRVQELETSLAELRNQMAEPPPPEPPAGPSEVEQQLQAEAEHLRKELEGLAGQLQAQVQDNEGLSRLNREQEERLLELERAAELWGEQAEARRQILETMQNDRTTISRALSQNRELKEQLAELQSGFVKLTNENMEITSALQSEQHVKRELGKKLGELQEKLSELKETVELKSQEAQSLQQQRDQYLGHLQQYVAAYQQQVATYQQLTSEKEVLHNQLLLQTQLVDQLQQQEAQGKAVAEMARQELQETQERLEAVTQQNQQLRAQLSLMAHPGEGDGLDREEEEDEEEEEAVAVPQPMPSIPEDLESREAMVAFFNSAVASAEEEQARLRGQLKEQRVRCRRLAHLLASAQKEPEAAAPAPGTGDDSVCGETHRALQGAMEKLQSRFMELMQEKADLKERVEELEHRCIQLSGETDTIGEYIALYQSQRAVLKERHREKEEYISRLAQDKEEMKVKLLELQELVLRLVGDRNEWHGRFLAAAQDPADEPASGAPAPQELGAANQQGDLCEVSLAGSVEPAQGEAREGSPRDNPTAQQIMQLLREMQNPRERPGLGSNPCIPFFYRADENDEVKITVI, from the exons ATGTGGCCCCAACCCCGCCTCCCTCCCCGCCCCGCGATGTCGGAAGAAACCCGACAGAGCAAATTGGCCGCAGCGAAGAAAAAG TTGAGAGAATATCAGCAGAGGAATAGCCCTGGTGTTCCTACAGGAgcgaaaaagaagaagaaaataaaaaatggcagtAACCCTGAGACAGCCACTTCTGGTGGTTGCCACTCACCTGAGGAT ACACCCAAGGACAATGCTGCTactctacaaccatctgatgaCACCGTGTTACCTGGCGGTGTCCCTTCCCCTGGTGCCAGTCTCACTAGCATGGCGGCATCTCAG AATCATGATGCTGACAATGTCCCTAATCTCATGGATGAAACCAA GACTTTCTCATCAACCGAGAGCCTGCGACAACTCTCCCAACAGCTCAATGGTCTTGTTTGTGAG TCTGCAACATGTGTCAATGGGGAGGGCCCTGCATCGTCTGCTAACCTGAAGGATCTGGAG AGCCGGTACCAACAGCTAGCGGTAGCCCTGGACTCCAGCTAtgtaacaaacaaacaactcaatATCACGATAGAGAAATTG AAACAACAGAACCAAGAAATTACGGATCAGTTGGAAGAA gaaaagaaagaatgccACCAAAAGCAGGGAGCCCTAAGGGAGCAGTTACAG GTTCACATTCAGACCATAGGGATCCTCGTATCAGAGAAAGCTGAGTTACAGACAGCCCTGGCTCACACTCAGCATGCTGCCAGGCAGAAAGAAG GAGAGTCCGAAGATCTGGCCAGCCGCCTGCAGTATTCCCGGCGGCGTGTGGGAGAGTTGGAGCGGGCTCTCTCTGCTGTCTCCACGCAGCAGAAGAAGGCAGACAGG TACAACAAGGAGTTAACCAAAGAGAGAGACGCCCTCAGGCTGGAGTTATACAAGAACAC CCAAAGCAATGAGGACCTGAAGCAAGAGAAATCAGAATTGGAAGAGAAGCTTCGGGTCCTAGTGACTGAGAAGGCTGGCATGCAGCTTAACTTGGAAGAATTGCAAAAGAAGTTAGAGATGACGGAACTCCTGCTTCAACAG TTTTCAAGCCGGTGTGAAGCCCCTGATGCTAACCAGCAGTTACAGCAGGCCATGGAGGAGCGGGCACAGCTGGAAGCACACCTGGGGCAG gtAATGGAGTCGGTTAGACAACTACAAATGGAGAGAGATAAATATGCGGAGAATCTCAAAGGAGAGAGCGCCATGTGGCGGCAGAGGATGCAGCAGATGTCAGAGCAG GTGCACACATTGAGAGAGGAGAAGGAATGTAGCATGAGTCGGGTACAGGAGCTGGAGACGAGCTTGGCTGAACTGAGGAACCAGATGG CTGAACCCCCGCCCCCAGAGCCCCCAGCAGGGCCCTCCGAGGTGGAGCAGCAGCTACAAGCGGAGGCTGAGCACCTGCGGAAGGAGCTGGAGGGTCTGGCAGGACAGCTTCAAGCCCAGGTGCAAGACAATGAGGGCCTGAGTCGCCTGAACCGGGAGCAGGAGGAGAGGCTGCTGGAGCTGGAGCGGGCGGCCGAGCTCTGGGGGGAGCAGGCGGAGGCGCGCAGGCAAATCCTGGAGACCATGCAGAACGACCGCACTACCATCAGCCGCGCACTCTCCCAGAACCGGGAGCTCAAGGAGCAGCTGGCTGAGCTGCAGAGCGGATTCGTAAAGCTG ACTAATGAGAACATGGAGATCACCAGCGCACTGCAGTCGGAGCAGCACGTCAAGAGGGAGCTGGGAAAGAAGCTGGGCGAGCTGCAGGAGAAGCTGAGCGAGCTGAAGGAAACG GTGGAGCTGAAGAGCCAAGAGGCTCAAAGTCTGCAGCAGCAGCGAGACCAGTACCTGGGACACCTGCAGCAGTATGTGGCCGCCTATCAGCAGCAGGTGGCCACCTATCAGCAGCTGACCTCTGAGAAGGAGGTGCTGCATAATCAGCTACTGCTGCAGACCCAGCTCGTGGACCAGCTGCAGCAGCAGGAAGCTCAGGGCAAAGCGGTGGCCGAGATGGCCCGCCAAGAGTTGCAGGAAACCCAG GAGCGCCTGGAAGCTGTCACCCAGCAGAATCAGCAGCTACGGGCCCAGTTGAGCCTCATGGCTCACCCTGGGGAAG GAGATGGACTGGaccgggaggaggaggaggatgaggaggaggaggaggcggtggCAGTGCCTCAGCCCATGCCAAGCATCCCGGAGGACCTGGAGAGCCGGGAAGCCATG GTGGCATTTTTCAACTCAGCTGTAGCCAGTGCCGAGGAGGAGCAGGCAAGGCTACGTGGGCAGCTGAAGGAGCAAAGGGTGCGCTGCCGGCGCCTGGCTCACCTGCTGGCCTCGGCCCAGAAGGAGCCTgaggcagcagccccagccccagggacCGGGGATGATTCTGTGTGTGGGGAGACCCACCGGGCCCTGCAGGGGGCcatggagaagctgcag AGCCGCTTTATGGAGCTCATGCAGGAGAAGGCAGACCTGAAGGAGAGGGTAGAGGAACTGGAACATCGCTGCATCCAGCTTTCTGGAGAGACAGACACCATTG GAGAGTACATTGCACTGTACCAGAGCCAGAGAGCAGTGCTGAAGGAGCGGCACCGGGAGAAGGAGGAGTACATCAGCAGGCTGGCCCAAGACAAGGAGGAGATGAAG GTGAAGCTGCTGGAGCTGCAGGAGCTGGTCTTACGGCTTGTGGGCGACCGCAACGAGTGGCATGGCAGATTCCTGGCAGCTGCCCAGGACCCTGCTGATGAGCCCGCTTCAGGGGCCCCAGCCCCCCAGGAACTTGGGGCTGCCAACCAGCAGGGTG ATCTTTGCGAGGTGAGCCTCGCCGGCAGTGTGGAGCCTGCCCaaggagaggccagggagggtTCTCCCCGTGACAACCCCACTGCACAGCAGATCATGCAGCTGCTTCGTGAGATGCAGAACCCCCGGGAGCGCCCAGGCTTGGGCAGCAACCcctgcattccttttttttaCCGGGCTGACGAGAATGATGAGGTGAAGATCACTGTCATCTAA
- the GOLGA2 gene encoding golgin subfamily A member 2 isoform X4, which produces MWPQPRLPPRPAMSEETRQSKLAAAKKKLREYQQRNSPGVPTGAKKKKKIKNGSNPETATSGGCHSPEDIQDILKVLVSDLNRSNGVALPPLDKWKTPKDNAATLQPSDDTVLPGGVPSPGASLTSMAASQNHDADNVPNLMDETKTFSSTESLRQLSQQLNGLVCESATCVNGEGPASSANLKDLEEKKECHQKQGALREQLQVHIQTIGILVSEKAELQTALAHTQHAARQKEGESEDLASRLQYSRRRVGELERALSAVSTQQKKADRYNKELTKERDALRLELYKNTQSNEDLKQEKSELEEKLRVLVTEKAGMQLNLEELQKKLEMTELLLQQFSSRCEAPDANQQLQQAMEERAQLEAHLGQVMESVRQLQMERDKYAENLKGESAMWRQRMQQMSEQVHTLREEKECSMSRVQELETSLAELRNQMAEPPPPEPPAGPSEVEQQLQAEAEHLRKELEGLAGQLQAQVQDNEGLSRLNREQEERLLELERAAELWGEQAEARRQILETMQNDRTTISRALSQNRELKEQLAELQSGFVKLTNENMEITSALQSEQHVKRELGKKLGELQEKLSELKETVELKSQEAQSLQQQRDQYLGHLQQYVAAYQQQVATYQQLTSEKEVLHNQLLLQTQLVDQLQQQEAQGKAVAEMARQELQETQERLEAVTQQNQQLRAQLSLMAHPGEGDGLDREEEEDEEEEEAVAVPQPMPSIPEDLESREAMVAFFNSAVASAEEEQARLRGQLKEQRVRCRRLAHLLASAQKEPEAAAPAPGTGDDSVCGETHRALQGAMEKLQSRFMELMQEKADLKERVEELEHRCIQLSGETDTIGEYIALYQSQRAVLKERHREKEEYISRLAQDKEEMKVKLLELQELVLRLVGDRNEWHGRFLAAAQDPADEPASGAPAPQELGAANQQGDLCEVSLAGSVEPAQGEAREGSPRDNPTAQQIMQLLREMQNPRERPGLGSNPCIPFFYRADENDEVKITVI; this is translated from the exons ATGTGGCCCCAACCCCGCCTCCCTCCCCGCCCCGCGATGTCGGAAGAAACCCGACAGAGCAAATTGGCCGCAGCGAAGAAAAAG TTGAGAGAATATCAGCAGAGGAATAGCCCTGGTGTTCCTACAGGAgcgaaaaagaagaagaaaataaaaaatggcagtAACCCTGAGACAGCCACTTCTGGTGGTTGCCACTCACCTGAGGAT ATTCAGGACATTCTGAAGGTGCTGGTGTCCGACCTTAACCGTTCCAATGGGGTAGCGCTCCCCCCATTGGACAAGTGGAAG ACACCCAAGGACAATGCTGCTactctacaaccatctgatgaCACCGTGTTACCTGGCGGTGTCCCTTCCCCTGGTGCCAGTCTCACTAGCATGGCGGCATCTCAG AATCATGATGCTGACAATGTCCCTAATCTCATGGATGAAACCAA GACTTTCTCATCAACCGAGAGCCTGCGACAACTCTCCCAACAGCTCAATGGTCTTGTTTGTGAG TCTGCAACATGTGTCAATGGGGAGGGCCCTGCATCGTCTGCTAACCTGAAGGATCTGGAG gaaaagaaagaatgccACCAAAAGCAGGGAGCCCTAAGGGAGCAGTTACAG GTTCACATTCAGACCATAGGGATCCTCGTATCAGAGAAAGCTGAGTTACAGACAGCCCTGGCTCACACTCAGCATGCTGCCAGGCAGAAAGAAG GAGAGTCCGAAGATCTGGCCAGCCGCCTGCAGTATTCCCGGCGGCGTGTGGGAGAGTTGGAGCGGGCTCTCTCTGCTGTCTCCACGCAGCAGAAGAAGGCAGACAGG TACAACAAGGAGTTAACCAAAGAGAGAGACGCCCTCAGGCTGGAGTTATACAAGAACAC CCAAAGCAATGAGGACCTGAAGCAAGAGAAATCAGAATTGGAAGAGAAGCTTCGGGTCCTAGTGACTGAGAAGGCTGGCATGCAGCTTAACTTGGAAGAATTGCAAAAGAAGTTAGAGATGACGGAACTCCTGCTTCAACAG TTTTCAAGCCGGTGTGAAGCCCCTGATGCTAACCAGCAGTTACAGCAGGCCATGGAGGAGCGGGCACAGCTGGAAGCACACCTGGGGCAG gtAATGGAGTCGGTTAGACAACTACAAATGGAGAGAGATAAATATGCGGAGAATCTCAAAGGAGAGAGCGCCATGTGGCGGCAGAGGATGCAGCAGATGTCAGAGCAG GTGCACACATTGAGAGAGGAGAAGGAATGTAGCATGAGTCGGGTACAGGAGCTGGAGACGAGCTTGGCTGAACTGAGGAACCAGATGG CTGAACCCCCGCCCCCAGAGCCCCCAGCAGGGCCCTCCGAGGTGGAGCAGCAGCTACAAGCGGAGGCTGAGCACCTGCGGAAGGAGCTGGAGGGTCTGGCAGGACAGCTTCAAGCCCAGGTGCAAGACAATGAGGGCCTGAGTCGCCTGAACCGGGAGCAGGAGGAGAGGCTGCTGGAGCTGGAGCGGGCGGCCGAGCTCTGGGGGGAGCAGGCGGAGGCGCGCAGGCAAATCCTGGAGACCATGCAGAACGACCGCACTACCATCAGCCGCGCACTCTCCCAGAACCGGGAGCTCAAGGAGCAGCTGGCTGAGCTGCAGAGCGGATTCGTAAAGCTG ACTAATGAGAACATGGAGATCACCAGCGCACTGCAGTCGGAGCAGCACGTCAAGAGGGAGCTGGGAAAGAAGCTGGGCGAGCTGCAGGAGAAGCTGAGCGAGCTGAAGGAAACG GTGGAGCTGAAGAGCCAAGAGGCTCAAAGTCTGCAGCAGCAGCGAGACCAGTACCTGGGACACCTGCAGCAGTATGTGGCCGCCTATCAGCAGCAGGTGGCCACCTATCAGCAGCTGACCTCTGAGAAGGAGGTGCTGCATAATCAGCTACTGCTGCAGACCCAGCTCGTGGACCAGCTGCAGCAGCAGGAAGCTCAGGGCAAAGCGGTGGCCGAGATGGCCCGCCAAGAGTTGCAGGAAACCCAG GAGCGCCTGGAAGCTGTCACCCAGCAGAATCAGCAGCTACGGGCCCAGTTGAGCCTCATGGCTCACCCTGGGGAAG GAGATGGACTGGaccgggaggaggaggaggatgaggaggaggaggaggcggtggCAGTGCCTCAGCCCATGCCAAGCATCCCGGAGGACCTGGAGAGCCGGGAAGCCATG GTGGCATTTTTCAACTCAGCTGTAGCCAGTGCCGAGGAGGAGCAGGCAAGGCTACGTGGGCAGCTGAAGGAGCAAAGGGTGCGCTGCCGGCGCCTGGCTCACCTGCTGGCCTCGGCCCAGAAGGAGCCTgaggcagcagccccagccccagggacCGGGGATGATTCTGTGTGTGGGGAGACCCACCGGGCCCTGCAGGGGGCcatggagaagctgcag AGCCGCTTTATGGAGCTCATGCAGGAGAAGGCAGACCTGAAGGAGAGGGTAGAGGAACTGGAACATCGCTGCATCCAGCTTTCTGGAGAGACAGACACCATTG GAGAGTACATTGCACTGTACCAGAGCCAGAGAGCAGTGCTGAAGGAGCGGCACCGGGAGAAGGAGGAGTACATCAGCAGGCTGGCCCAAGACAAGGAGGAGATGAAG GTGAAGCTGCTGGAGCTGCAGGAGCTGGTCTTACGGCTTGTGGGCGACCGCAACGAGTGGCATGGCAGATTCCTGGCAGCTGCCCAGGACCCTGCTGATGAGCCCGCTTCAGGGGCCCCAGCCCCCCAGGAACTTGGGGCTGCCAACCAGCAGGGTG ATCTTTGCGAGGTGAGCCTCGCCGGCAGTGTGGAGCCTGCCCaaggagaggccagggagggtTCTCCCCGTGACAACCCCACTGCACAGCAGATCATGCAGCTGCTTCGTGAGATGCAGAACCCCCGGGAGCGCCCAGGCTTGGGCAGCAACCcctgcattccttttttttaCCGGGCTGACGAGAATGATGAGGTGAAGATCACTGTCATCTAA
- the GOLGA2 gene encoding golgin subfamily A member 2 isoform X5, protein MWPQPRLPPRPAMSEETRQSKLAAAKKKLREYQQRNSPGVPTGAKKKKKIKNGSNPETATSGGCHSPEDTPKDNAATLQPSDDTVLPGGVPSPGASLTSMAASQNHDADNVPNLMDETKTFSSTESLRQLSQQLNGLVCESATCVNGEGPASSANLKDLEKQQNQEITDQLEEEKKECHQKQGALREQLQVHIQTIGILVSEKAELQTALAHTQHAARQKEGESEDLASRLQYSRRRVGELERALSAVSTQQKKADRYNKELTKERDALRLELYKNTQSNEDLKQEKSELEEKLRVLVTEKAGMQLNLEELQKKLEMTELLLQQFSSRCEAPDANQQLQQAMEERAQLEAHLGQVMESVRQLQMERDKYAENLKGESAMWRQRMQQMSEQVHTLREEKECSMSRVQELETSLAELRNQMAEPPPPEPPAGPSEVEQQLQAEAEHLRKELEGLAGQLQAQVQDNEGLSRLNREQEERLLELERAAELWGEQAEARRQILETMQNDRTTISRALSQNRELKEQLAELQSGFVKLTNENMEITSALQSEQHVKRELGKKLGELQEKLSELKETVELKSQEAQSLQQQRDQYLGHLQQYVAAYQQQVATYQQLTSEKEVLHNQLLLQTQLVDQLQQQEAQGKAVAEMARQELQETQERLEAVTQQNQQLRAQLSLMAHPGEGDGLDREEEEDEEEEEAVAVPQPMPSIPEDLESREAMVAFFNSAVASAEEEQARLRGQLKEQRVRCRRLAHLLASAQKEPEAAAPAPGTGDDSVCGETHRALQGAMEKLQSRFMELMQEKADLKERVEELEHRCIQLSGETDTIGEYIALYQSQRAVLKERHREKEEYISRLAQDKEEMKVKLLELQELVLRLVGDRNEWHGRFLAAAQDPADEPASGAPAPQELGAANQQGDLCEVSLAGSVEPAQGEAREGSPRDNPTAQQIMQLLREMQNPRERPGLGSNPCIPFFYRADENDEVKITVI, encoded by the exons ATGTGGCCCCAACCCCGCCTCCCTCCCCGCCCCGCGATGTCGGAAGAAACCCGACAGAGCAAATTGGCCGCAGCGAAGAAAAAG TTGAGAGAATATCAGCAGAGGAATAGCCCTGGTGTTCCTACAGGAgcgaaaaagaagaagaaaataaaaaatggcagtAACCCTGAGACAGCCACTTCTGGTGGTTGCCACTCACCTGAGGAT ACACCCAAGGACAATGCTGCTactctacaaccatctgatgaCACCGTGTTACCTGGCGGTGTCCCTTCCCCTGGTGCCAGTCTCACTAGCATGGCGGCATCTCAG AATCATGATGCTGACAATGTCCCTAATCTCATGGATGAAACCAA GACTTTCTCATCAACCGAGAGCCTGCGACAACTCTCCCAACAGCTCAATGGTCTTGTTTGTGAG TCTGCAACATGTGTCAATGGGGAGGGCCCTGCATCGTCTGCTAACCTGAAGGATCTGGAG AAACAACAGAACCAAGAAATTACGGATCAGTTGGAAGAA gaaaagaaagaatgccACCAAAAGCAGGGAGCCCTAAGGGAGCAGTTACAG GTTCACATTCAGACCATAGGGATCCTCGTATCAGAGAAAGCTGAGTTACAGACAGCCCTGGCTCACACTCAGCATGCTGCCAGGCAGAAAGAAG GAGAGTCCGAAGATCTGGCCAGCCGCCTGCAGTATTCCCGGCGGCGTGTGGGAGAGTTGGAGCGGGCTCTCTCTGCTGTCTCCACGCAGCAGAAGAAGGCAGACAGG TACAACAAGGAGTTAACCAAAGAGAGAGACGCCCTCAGGCTGGAGTTATACAAGAACAC CCAAAGCAATGAGGACCTGAAGCAAGAGAAATCAGAATTGGAAGAGAAGCTTCGGGTCCTAGTGACTGAGAAGGCTGGCATGCAGCTTAACTTGGAAGAATTGCAAAAGAAGTTAGAGATGACGGAACTCCTGCTTCAACAG TTTTCAAGCCGGTGTGAAGCCCCTGATGCTAACCAGCAGTTACAGCAGGCCATGGAGGAGCGGGCACAGCTGGAAGCACACCTGGGGCAG gtAATGGAGTCGGTTAGACAACTACAAATGGAGAGAGATAAATATGCGGAGAATCTCAAAGGAGAGAGCGCCATGTGGCGGCAGAGGATGCAGCAGATGTCAGAGCAG GTGCACACATTGAGAGAGGAGAAGGAATGTAGCATGAGTCGGGTACAGGAGCTGGAGACGAGCTTGGCTGAACTGAGGAACCAGATGG CTGAACCCCCGCCCCCAGAGCCCCCAGCAGGGCCCTCCGAGGTGGAGCAGCAGCTACAAGCGGAGGCTGAGCACCTGCGGAAGGAGCTGGAGGGTCTGGCAGGACAGCTTCAAGCCCAGGTGCAAGACAATGAGGGCCTGAGTCGCCTGAACCGGGAGCAGGAGGAGAGGCTGCTGGAGCTGGAGCGGGCGGCCGAGCTCTGGGGGGAGCAGGCGGAGGCGCGCAGGCAAATCCTGGAGACCATGCAGAACGACCGCACTACCATCAGCCGCGCACTCTCCCAGAACCGGGAGCTCAAGGAGCAGCTGGCTGAGCTGCAGAGCGGATTCGTAAAGCTG ACTAATGAGAACATGGAGATCACCAGCGCACTGCAGTCGGAGCAGCACGTCAAGAGGGAGCTGGGAAAGAAGCTGGGCGAGCTGCAGGAGAAGCTGAGCGAGCTGAAGGAAACG GTGGAGCTGAAGAGCCAAGAGGCTCAAAGTCTGCAGCAGCAGCGAGACCAGTACCTGGGACACCTGCAGCAGTATGTGGCCGCCTATCAGCAGCAGGTGGCCACCTATCAGCAGCTGACCTCTGAGAAGGAGGTGCTGCATAATCAGCTACTGCTGCAGACCCAGCTCGTGGACCAGCTGCAGCAGCAGGAAGCTCAGGGCAAAGCGGTGGCCGAGATGGCCCGCCAAGAGTTGCAGGAAACCCAG GAGCGCCTGGAAGCTGTCACCCAGCAGAATCAGCAGCTACGGGCCCAGTTGAGCCTCATGGCTCACCCTGGGGAAG GAGATGGACTGGaccgggaggaggaggaggatgaggaggaggaggaggcggtggCAGTGCCTCAGCCCATGCCAAGCATCCCGGAGGACCTGGAGAGCCGGGAAGCCATG GTGGCATTTTTCAACTCAGCTGTAGCCAGTGCCGAGGAGGAGCAGGCAAGGCTACGTGGGCAGCTGAAGGAGCAAAGGGTGCGCTGCCGGCGCCTGGCTCACCTGCTGGCCTCGGCCCAGAAGGAGCCTgaggcagcagccccagccccagggacCGGGGATGATTCTGTGTGTGGGGAGACCCACCGGGCCCTGCAGGGGGCcatggagaagctgcag AGCCGCTTTATGGAGCTCATGCAGGAGAAGGCAGACCTGAAGGAGAGGGTAGAGGAACTGGAACATCGCTGCATCCAGCTTTCTGGAGAGACAGACACCATTG GAGAGTACATTGCACTGTACCAGAGCCAGAGAGCAGTGCTGAAGGAGCGGCACCGGGAGAAGGAGGAGTACATCAGCAGGCTGGCCCAAGACAAGGAGGAGATGAAG GTGAAGCTGCTGGAGCTGCAGGAGCTGGTCTTACGGCTTGTGGGCGACCGCAACGAGTGGCATGGCAGATTCCTGGCAGCTGCCCAGGACCCTGCTGATGAGCCCGCTTCAGGGGCCCCAGCCCCCCAGGAACTTGGGGCTGCCAACCAGCAGGGTG ATCTTTGCGAGGTGAGCCTCGCCGGCAGTGTGGAGCCTGCCCaaggagaggccagggagggtTCTCCCCGTGACAACCCCACTGCACAGCAGATCATGCAGCTGCTTCGTGAGATGCAGAACCCCCGGGAGCGCCCAGGCTTGGGCAGCAACCcctgcattccttttttttaCCGGGCTGACGAGAATGATGAGGTGAAGATCACTGTCATCTAA